ATCAAAAGTAAACATCATTTTAACTTTACACGATCATAAACAACATCTGCCCCCACACTTTCACTTTTCTGGGCATGAGAAGATCCAGTTTCCAGCTGGACCAAGCGCTGCTACGAGGCCTTAACATTTGAGaagtttggctttttttttgtttgtgggaTTGTTTGCTGGTGTTGTTTTTACTGGAGGATGACTTCACGTGTCTCTGGAAGCTTGAAGGACAGCAGCCCTCCACACACCAGTGCTGAGAAGGCCAGCAGGCTGGGAACGATCTTAGTGATCCCCACAAACTTGGagaagatgaagatgctgatgATGGCAGCCAACTTGCACAAACCGTTTAGCACGCCGAAAGCAGTCGCTCTGAGGAAGAAAAGAGCAGGATCATAAGCCTGGAATGCTGAGGAGAGTCTGGAACAGTTAGAACTCATCTAAGTCTGAAGATACGGAGGGATTGCCTGCTGCCATTGTCAGCTCATTTTAAACAATGTCGTCAGTTTCATATTAATGCTGTCAGTTTGTGTGAACTTGCTCAGGTACACTTTTTTGaggtagaaaaagagaaataaatcctaaatgattaaaaaagatggttcttaaagagtcctttagtaaaggaaatggttctatttagaagtTCTGTATAGAGCAGTTTTATGCTCAATTAGATATTTGCAAAGTGAAAtggttgttcagattgatggaaactgtgttgtatatgcttctatatagaacctttctgaaaacgtttctatatagaaccgtgtacaacatattcagaataaagcatttcaccatccagagaaccatttaacctcttaaaaggccagggccccaagttttatcacacacatctataacctATGAATAGCTCAACAAGTTTGAACTGAAGTGCCTGTAgtagccttagtatgtaataacccTGGTATTTTAAATGGTCAAGCattaaatggttttatatagaactcatggtcctaaacagaaccattgcctttactaaagaacccttgaagaaccatctttttaagagtataaagataaaaaatctatatatatatattatatatatattttttgtaaggATTTGATTGACCATTAGTGAGCTCAGgttctgatgttggatggtcagctCTGGATCACTACAACTCATTCcagaggtactggatggagctttatcactccagagaatgcagctccactgctccacagtccgaATTTGAGGGTTTTAAACCTATCTAATGCGCCTGGCACTGGGCATGATGACCATAAACTAATGCAGTTGccccagagcatcccattctattggtcaatgcttttTACAGAGATtaaacaagctgtgtgtgcacctGAGCTGTGCCAGCactgggtgcaccttaaagcagttgaattcactcattagaaggggtgtctggatgcTTTTGGACCTAGAGGGCATGATCCACATGTGTGAACTTCCTCTGTTCCCATGAGAATATCTCACGATGAATTCACCAATAGAAATTGTCCAGAGGTTTGTTAGCATTAAAGTTTAAGGaagtctcctgtaaagttatcattttctTATGAGGTTTTGTAACAACAGTGCTGAGTTGGTCTCTCTTAAGGTCATGGTTTATAAAATGAGGTAATGATATGTTTTTATCTTCTCAGTTCCTTTTCTGTTCTTTGTAAAACAGCCTGTGAACTGGACTGTACCTCTTTGATGCTGGATAGAGCTCCACTGTTATCACTTCTATTCCATTCCAAGCTGCTGCAGACGCTGCATAGAAGAGGCACTGGAAGGTTATTACAGCGCCCGGGTTAAAGCAGAGGAGCAGGAAGAAGGTACAGCCAGAGGACACCAGCATGGAGCCACCTGCAcgaacacacccacacacacacacacacacacacacacacacacacacacacacacacacacacgtgtcatgtttatttttgtaccaTGTCAGGAATACATATATCCCATACATGTTATACAGTATAATGCAATAACCATATGTGCTATATGAACAAAAGCTTTttaacgacaaaaatggaggttttgatttgattttgttctGATACTGATGTAGTGacaataattatgcacatatatttcataataattATCATGACATGGcgataaaagtttttttttgcgcacacacacacacacacacacatgtatatatatatatgtgtgtgtgtgtgtgtgtatcttgtTGATATCAGAACAaaaactcatatctccatttttgttgttttgtactGAATTTTAAAATGCCAGCTGGCCTTTACAATGTACCAAAATGTCATGTTGAccaaaccaacagaaatgccccAAAAGTGCTTGGGGACAAATCTAATttcattaacttccattcaaagttaagaatcTTTATTgcttctcatgtaaagttaacattttggattttgTTCTGTCAgctaaatataacaaaatattatAGTGATGttcatattaatattattatgacTACAGAAACTTCTGAATGAACCACAGAAAGGTTTGAATCAGCACCTACCTATGATTTTGATTCGTCCTATCTTATCCATTAGCAGACCTGCTATGATGTTGCCGGGCAACACAGATAAGCTGCCCAGAAAGCTCACTATGTAAATCAGGACATCGTTCTCCTCCTGGAAGTTCAGATGGCAGCCTTTCTTTGGATGATGAAATGTAACATTGACAAACTTGCAGTCAATGAACTTTGAATCTTTCCACAAGTCTGCAACGAATAGAAGAGTCACTGAAATTAAAATTACTGCaactaaaataaacatgagTAAGGAACGTTTTGTGAGTGTTGGTGTGACGTACCGGTGTTGTAGAACATAGTGTTCTGTAGGGTGCAGTTCTCAAAGAAGGTGTCTGTGGACTTGATGTCCTCAAAATAGCAGTTTTCAAACAGCGAGTCTTCAAACTTCACGTTTCTGATCTCTATGCCGACAAACCTGGACACACAAACCACGGTGCTGATCAGCCAGTAAACTCATCGCTCAGTTCCTGTTCAACTGCTCAACAACACCCTGTAGAAGATCCGACCAACATTTTACacctttaaaacatttaaaacatgccattgttaaaggaaaggaactgtggaaagaaagagagaatgaaagaataaagGAATGAGGACAGAATGAAAATCTGAAAGGTGATCAGGAGAAGAAAATAAACGAACAGGAAAAACAACAAGGTCATTTAAAGCGTGACCACAGGCTTAAAGTGAGCTGGACTCAGAGTTCACAGTCTAGAGTAACGCAGAGTTAATATGGAATAAACACACTCTTCTAATCACAcctctgacagacagacagacaggcagacagaggtGGGTCACACAGTACCTGTCATGGATGtattctccctctctgtgaACCTGATTTTGCAGAGTGAAGTTGAAATGAAAACGTTCGACCTTCTCACGATGGAACACCTTGGCATTGAGCTCGTACTCTTCATACTGCAGATACTTGATCTGGTCAGGGAACCACACTGACAGACCGTAGTAGCTGTGGGTGAGTAAAAGAAAGATTGCATGTTGACAGAATctcatttttactgtaaaatgttttgtgtcTATATTGATGACCCATATGGAGAGACTAGGGCTGTAAACTTGCAGCGGCGTTGCTTTAACTGCATCGATTATAAAATGTTACAAACAATGTTACAGAAGTTTCAACAATCCATTCTAATAATGTTCAATAAGGTTTGCACTCATTCTTTGTGCAAAGTAAAACGAAACAATATTTGCCAGCTTTATTTATCCACAGAGAAATTAGTCTTTACCTGAAGGCCATCGTAAACCAAACAATAGCAATGAACAAGCCAGGCAGTCTCAGTTCGGGGGCGGCGAGAGACAGCAAATTCTTCATCACCTTTAAAAAAGCCATAACAGGTCAGTCACCACCGCTTTTAAAGCCGTACTTTCCATTAAAAGACTTAACAGTATGTTTTATGCTGTACCTGTTTGATGAGGGTCATTTGCCTGACCATGAATCTCTGGAAGGCAGTGCCGGTCTCACTCTGAATCTCGATGAAATCGTCATCTTGAGTGTGGGGCGTCTTGATCTGGGACACCTGAGAGATGCAGGAACAAAGAATATTTTGACTTCAGAGTAAAAGGTCAGCCAAAATCAACTTTTCCACCAGGGCATTAACTAGGCAGTCGATTGGCCAAGATGTTTGGTGTCTTTGAGCTACAGCTATGAAGCTTATGTAGCTGGCACTGTCCATAAATAGAACTCAATTTATGtcctttttaaagcatttaagcACTAAAGTgactgtatcctgccttctgcccaatgaccgctgggataggctccagcacccccccgccgcgaccctgagggagaatcggcttagaaaatgtgtgtgtgtaacaaaaAAGTGTCTCACATTTTATGCGCAACCCTGTTACCCGAACCTGCTCCCCCCATGAAAAAGTGAACATTCCATTTATAATGATATATGAAAGAAGTTGCATCGTCTTCTTGTTTTCAGCAGCGCATCAGACCAGATCAGTACTCTCATTATAACttgcacacaaataaacagatctgGCTGCTTGGGTGAAGCTTAATTATTTAACTGTGTTACATAAATTATTGTtcaaaaatatattcatttacatttttagattTATGTAAACTATAGCATTATTAATAGTTAGCATACAGCATATGCAGCAATTTAAGGCTAAATTTGTCACCGATTTTAACCTTCAATTATTTGAAATaagaaggaaatgaaaatggtttgaaacaaatattttaaagaaaacgTTTTAATTGAATCTGCTTTTCAAATTTACTTTCTGCCCTTTGTTGTATACTTGAAATGCTGTTTCGTCACATTTCCACTAAATGGGCATTGAACTGGTATTCACTACTTTATGGTGAAAATAACTCACATATTATCTGATTTGACAGGAGGTGGGaacacaacatttttaaaaggttaGGTGCTTATTTGATTAATATGATTTATTCACAGAAAGTGCCAGCTAACCAGGAAGCTTATGATATCAGTCAGCACAGTGCAAattgtctaaatcatcacatatttAAGCCATTTTAAATAATCGTGTTTGTATGGTTTCTGGCAGCTTAGGACATGCCATTAACTACACAAATAGACAAAAGTGTGTAacatagctaaaaacaataataacacacCTTTTGTCTGCCCATATTACAGCACAGCGGTGGGTCTGTTTTgtgctggattagttttatcaGAGGAGCTAATTTGACTGGCTGATTCATAGGGAATACAGGATCTGTGTAATTTCTCCAAAATGACCCCAAACTGCCCAGATTGAAACATCGTCGTGCAGACATGCATGTTAGTGTTCTGCGACAGGCACCGTGCTCAGGAGTGATTTAATGCACAGGCTTACAGCCCCAAGTGATTCAGGGCCTCGGGTGACAGGGTGGCATGGTGGATAGCgttgttgcctcacagcaaatagggcctgggtttgattccctggctgggtgaccagagtcctctctgtgtggagtttgcatgttttccccaTGTCAGTGTGGGTTTTATCCGGgtactccggtttccccccaaagtccaaagacatgcagtcaggccaatttgacatggtaaattgcccctaggtgtgaatgtgtcagtctgtctgccctgcgatggactggcgacctctccagagtgtatcctgccgagcaccccccgcgacccagaaggagaagtggcttagaagatgtgtgtgtgtattttcccTCCAccatttacacacatacaccagtGCTCATCTTTATACTCATCATTCATATCAGTGATTGTCAGTTGGCTGGATTTATTCAAGGTTTATTCCAggtacacatttaaaaacaatggtttttcaagggttctttaataaaggcaatggttctgtttagaaccaggAGTtgttgcatgtttaaatggttctttgcatggtggaatgttcttcagattactGAGGAAAGTGctgtatttgtttcttttgattcgtttatgaaaaatatttaatataacaaTAGAAAAGGTTCCTCTATTTTTACAatttgacatcacaacaatagcagaagcctttctggtgctatatggaaGGTACTTATAGCCACATGTATGAGAGCGGAGCTCAAACCAAAGAGGTAGGAAGTGAAATAAGCTCCTTACAAGAGAAGCCATGTTATGAATCTGAGGGTTAGGCAAACGGCTCATCTCAAGCTCAGTTTTAGCTGTTAGCCTTGTCTTCAggtcagaaaataaaaaaaatggaggTGCCGTTTTCTATTATTCACTTTAGTAATTACATTACTGTGAGATTGATGTGAACAGGACTTCTATTACTGAGAGAGCCCAGAGAATTATATAAAGTATTTCACTCGGGAATCAGTACATAGATTTTGttgattcatactggattaaagccCAGGATATCTTCAGGAATAGATtgctagatagacagataacaggacagtaataataataagggtgAAACAATGTAAAAAGAAGAATACAATAAAAGCCTATCTACAGGCATgtatacaaacagaaaaaatacaaaaacaaataaaaatatacaaattatagCACCTTGTCAAGGAAAACTAATATgtacaataactcagaggttTTACACAGTATgtctcatatttattatcacagtcactgccactttactatGTTTGTAAGAATTTAAACTTGTACATTTTGcaaatttgtcttttttgtcttaaattattaaagtgtttattttatttaaataaatggttgcaactgtaacacctgcaatttccctctgggatcaataaagcattctaattctgattctggttctgattctgataatCTAGCTTCAAATCCAGCGGTTTGCTAGTTTGTGAAATCTGGTAAAGTGTGTTTTAGTGAAGACTACTTCACAACATCTCCACACTTCAGCCTATCCAAACACCTAACTCAAATCAAGATGTGGAGCATGTTTACATACTTCAAACACTCTCTCTGGTTCGCCCTTCGCCCTCCAGTTGGTGTCGTGGACCTGCCGCAGGATCATCCAGGCCTCATCATGCCTGGCATTCTGAACAGCACCAAACATGCACACAATGTTACAATGttttaatatcattttaatatattgaaCAATATTagacatttatgtatttatatggctaaataaataaatagatttgctgtaaaatgatcagaatttAAGTGTGatctctgtacaggatgtatTAACatatcacttagaaaatcaacaaaaagtcCTTGAAATGGGAGTGGTGTGAATTgtgaattattatataattgGCATAAATGTTTATTGAACTACAAGCACGACTCAGTGATGTTACCTCCAGCAGGTAGCGAGGACTCTCGGGCATAAACACAAGTCCAGCAAGAGCAACCACTGAGGGCAGGAAGCACACCAGCACAAACACCCTCCAGCTGTGGAACTGGAACTCAGAGCCCATACTGAAACCCCAGcctacaaaacaaacacacaaacattgttgatgtctggactctgaggtggccAGTctactgttctgagaacactagcagcttctttgttcttcatttttgtctatttctttgtctcacagtggaaggatggacagaagcacctgtggatgttttcagatctgaagcagattttctcctctctctcaaagatgaaagctttaagtgctgcttatctgatggggacaggtttgatggtctaccaggtcttgcagaaGGCTGCTAGAAATCCAATTTTCcctgtatttttaaatcattttttgaagttTTGATGATctctttccttatgcaagtgcatgaaagttctaaaaaaaatctaatcttcCTTAGAAACATTCcctgaaaatgaatgaacttGGAAATAATTGAAATGATATAAATGAAGAGTGATCGCAGACTTTTGTGCAGAAATGTATCTTCTCTTGACTATAGCCTAATATTTCAGTGTTATTAGTCTCTGAGGTTGAACAACTACAGGAGCAGGATTAGTTTCATACATATCTTTGTCATAAGACatcccttttttatttttccttcttatATTAAAGGGAAATGATTTCGATTTTTCAAATCTTCTGCATTATtcagtggtttagatgtaaacgaagtcattcagacatgtttgatgtgaaatggttaattaaagagaaatgtagacttctttacagtggaggtgatgggaaccaggagtcccAATGTCTGCAGCCCAAAAATaccaattttatttactattcaaaaccaccagtgaagtgAGTTTTTAACTGAATCCAGAAAAAAACTGGGAACCTGTTTATCTCCAtttacctctctgccatgaacagtttaaaaaacatgttttaggccaaatctTTAATCTTGTTtatcaaaactactgtaaaacgtccagtatttataaccatgttctGTGAGGGACCTTTTAGAGACACTTAAtgctttggacatctggttcttatAACCATCACTGAGAACAAGTCTGATTAGGAAAACATCACTTAAATCGAGCTTCTCACATAAAGCCACGCTCAATGACTTCGTTTACACCTTGACAGctaaattttgaaaatgtgatggaattcccctttaacagatAGTAAGAAGGATGTTCCTTGGAGAAGATATTCCTTTTGTCATCCCTTCTTTATCATAATTATGGGCCTCATCACTGTAGATATTATTAGTGTAATTATGCTGAtcattattgctgttattacCATAATGAGGGATGATTCCCCAGGCGGTGAAGGAAGCGTACAGGCCGCCCAGCATCCAGAACAGACACAGCCAGCTCAGATGCTCCCCCCGCTTATCCATCTGCAGGAACTCCGCATAGTACGTGTACACAATGGGGACAGAGCCACCTATTCTGTAGAGGACAAAGGCTGTACATTAATTAAAGTGCACACACATGGGTTTGTGCTGGGAATATtaaactaaaactgaaactCGAAGAGGATATTTTGCACATCCTGCTAAGAACTGACCATTTTATGATGACTAGAGCCTAATGACATGTGGCCACTCTTAGTTTTCATGATTTTCTTGAGTTTTGAGAAATAAAAGCAATACTAGCTGTTTACAATGGCTAACAGTATACAAAAGTCAGTATAACCATTAAAAAGGAATGTTACAAATTTTTCAATTGTTGTGcataattaagtcattaagatgtaagtAAAGtcgttctgagtggtttgatgtgaaatgactcATTGTATCTCACCTCCATGAATAAATACGTTTTTAAGcaaaaaccttctcaaaaccatcataaaacaatgtttcagggtGCAGGCGGTGTATTCCGAAGCATTTTGTGTAAAAAGTTtctgtgtgggagcttttagaggccttaaactcttcagacgcctggttcctatcaccatcactgtgtcacatcaaaccactcggcATGCTTTTACATCTTCATGGTTGAATTAGGCAGAAAAATGGGTaggattcccctttaagaaaacTCTCACCCAATTCCAGAGCAGAGtctgaagaagaggaagaagccGTAGCCCTGGGCgaaggaggagaggaaagagaagatgCAGTTGATGGCCAGAGCATAGAGGAGACACTGGCGGCGTCCGAGCTTATCAGCCAGACCCCCCCACAAGACTGCTCCCATCATCATCCCCACATACACGATCAGGCctgtacacacagacacacagaataCATTCTGTCTATATGTCTGTATGTGATTCCATAAAATCTTCATTATGGTACTGAGATTCACAATCTTGTGTAAAACTGCATAGAATGCATAAATGTGTGTGAAAACTTCTCATGGTAGTGgaatataaagaataaaaacaatacatcatttttttctgatatgtatgtttgaaaaacaaaacaatatgagcacatacagtactgtgtaaaagtcagagagcaacctatttagttttcttttttttttatttccaaccaaaacagacaataaatacttgtttttcatttgtcagcatcaacaaaaagaaaaccagACCAGGAAAGTACACATAAGCCTCAAAAACCAAATATAATACACATTTTTGATGATTTAGTCTGTCCACACTTTCATCTTTATTACAGCTggcattcttttcaggaaacttgctttgagtttttcagagaaatctgcaggtgtatttttccacacctccaaagttcagtctcagaagttggttgcatttgctgcttctcacaattcaagtaatcccaaacacattttgtgacaccGCGGTCTGAACTCtggtgtggtcagtccattgttcacaTTTCCACTTAGTAATGACTTTCTATTCTTTCACTTTATTTTCTCTGACCTTGCCCTTCCTTACCCA
This Pygocentrus nattereri isolate fPygNat1 chromosome 15, fPygNat1.pri, whole genome shotgun sequence DNA region includes the following protein-coding sequences:
- the sv2ba gene encoding synaptic vesicle glycoprotein 2Ba — translated: MDDPYQNNVQGIEGETYPTYGEGGQDGYPYQSDYPAQEEDAASDVTEGHDEDEQMYEGEYQGIPHPDEIKEARRAARREARMKAKLAALEEEETLADQYESIMEDCGHGRFQWTLFTVLGLALMADGVECFVVAFALPSAEKDMCLSNANKGLLGLIVYVGMMMGAVLWGGLADKLGRRQCLLYALAINCIFSFLSSFAQGYGFFLFFRLCSGIGIGGSVPIVYTYYAEFLQMDKRGEHLSWLCLFWMLGGLYASFTAWGIIPHYGWGFSMGSEFQFHSWRVFVLVCFLPSVVALAGLVFMPESPRYLLENARHDEAWMILRQVHDTNWRAKGEPERVFEVSQIKTPHTQDDDFIEIQSETGTAFQRFMVRQMTLIKQVMKNLLSLAAPELRLPGLFIAIVWFTMAFSYYGLSVWFPDQIKYLQYEEYELNAKVFHREKVERFHFNFTLQNQVHREGEYIHDRFVGIEIRNVKFEDSLFENCYFEDIKSTDTFFENCTLQNTMFYNTDLWKDSKFIDCKFVNVTFHHPKKGCHLNFQEENDVLIYIVSFLGSLSVLPGNIIAGLLMDKIGRIKIIGGSMLVSSGCTFFLLLCFNPGAVITFQCLFYAASAAAWNGIEVITVELYPASKRATAFGVLNGLCKLAAIISIFIFSKFVGITKIVPSLLAFSALVCGGLLSFKLPETREVILQ